A window of the Bdellovibrionota bacterium genome harbors these coding sequences:
- a CDS encoding dihydroorotase, with amino-acid sequence MKLHIRGGRLVDPSQNVDRKGDVWVEDGKIQALLFGEPPPAKPDQTIDANGAIVAPGLIDLHVHLREPGQEEKEDIASGTHAAVAGGFTSVLCMPNTDPVNDSVEITRWIRKRADETAFCRVFPVGAITKGLKSTELAPLAEMKEAGCVAFSDDGRPVVDSHRMREALEMGRKLNVPMIAHCEDLALSAGPTVNEGRVADRLGLKGIPVAAESADVARVIILAAETGGRLHLAHLSCVSSIQLLREYKPKVKGLTAEATPHHLLLTDEAVLKHGTNAKMYPPLRSSADRSALVKALKDDWIDVIATDHAPHTDLEKKMAYEKAPNGVIGLETALPVLLTLVASGDLMLSQLIRKMSTEPARIVGIPGGTLKPGAPADIVLFSADGERPLSAAGTFSKSRNTPFEGFVGKGRVLGTIVGGEEKFRAEGL; translated from the coding sequence ATGAAACTGCACATTCGTGGAGGCCGGCTGGTCGATCCGTCTCAAAACGTCGACCGGAAGGGAGACGTCTGGGTTGAGGATGGGAAGATTCAGGCGCTTCTTTTCGGTGAGCCGCCGCCCGCGAAACCGGACCAAACGATCGATGCAAACGGTGCGATCGTGGCGCCCGGGTTGATCGATCTGCACGTCCACCTTCGGGAACCGGGGCAGGAAGAGAAAGAAGATATTGCTTCCGGGACCCACGCAGCCGTGGCGGGCGGATTTACTTCGGTTCTCTGCATGCCGAACACCGATCCGGTCAACGATTCCGTGGAAATCACGCGATGGATCCGAAAGCGGGCGGACGAAACCGCTTTTTGCCGCGTCTTTCCGGTCGGTGCGATCACAAAAGGCCTCAAGAGCACGGAACTCGCGCCGTTGGCGGAAATGAAAGAGGCGGGGTGTGTGGCGTTTTCAGACGACGGCCGTCCCGTCGTCGATTCGCATCGAATGCGGGAGGCGTTGGAAATGGGGCGGAAGCTGAACGTCCCGATGATCGCTCATTGCGAGGATCTCGCTCTTTCCGCGGGGCCCACCGTCAACGAAGGGCGGGTAGCCGATCGTCTCGGGCTCAAGGGGATTCCGGTAGCCGCGGAGAGCGCCGACGTGGCGCGGGTCATCATTTTGGCGGCGGAAACGGGAGGGCGTCTGCACCTGGCGCATCTCTCCTGTGTTTCCTCCATCCAACTTCTTCGGGAGTACAAACCCAAGGTCAAAGGGCTGACGGCCGAAGCGACGCCTCATCACCTCTTGTTGACGGATGAAGCGGTCCTGAAACATGGAACGAACGCCAAAATGTATCCGCCGCTTCGTTCTTCGGCGGATCGTTCGGCGTTGGTGAAAGCTCTGAAGGATGATTGGATCGACGTGATCGCGACGGATCACGCGCCGCACACCGACCTGGAAAAGAAAATGGCGTATGAAAAGGCTCCGAACGGCGTCATCGGTTTGGAGACGGCGCTTCCGGTGCTTCTCACGCTCGTAGCGTCGGGCGATCTCATGCTTTCGCAACTGATTCGGAAAATGTCCACGGAACCGGCGCGGATTGTTGGAATTCCCGGCGGGACGCTCAAACCGGGGGCACCGGCGGATATCGTTTTATTCTCGGCGGACGGGGAGCGCCCGCTTTCGGCTGCGGGCACATTTTCAAAATCTCGAAATACGCCGTTTGAGGGATTTGTCGGAAAGGGACGCGTGCTCGGGACGATCGTCGGGGGGGAAGAAAAATTTCGGGCGGAGGGATTGTGA
- the carA gene encoding glutamine-hydrolyzing carbamoyl-phosphate synthase small subunit — protein sequence MRGYLLLEDGTLFEGRSFGFDGLGGGEAVFNTAMSGYQEILTDPSYEGQIVTMTYPLIGNTGVNPEDVESRKVFAAGFVVRQYIARHSNWRATQSLENYFKERKVVAVEGIDTRALTRKLRSKGALRAVVGTERFSKEDLQRRLKEVPPMTGLDLATKVAEPRKYVWETDSKNRMVIEGDVRVGVIDCGVKWNILRRLKDEGAAVTVFPPSATADEIQSMKLDGVVISNGPGDPDAVRGLPETIRKLVGKLPMFGICLGHQLLALAVGAKTYKLKFGHHGANHPVRNEKNGRIEITSQNHGFAVDGESLTRVSGKTFGPVRVTHVHLSDGTIEGFELPDVKIQAIQYHPEANPGPHDASYLFGAFIQCTRKS from the coding sequence GTGAGGGGGTATCTGCTTCTTGAAGACGGAACGCTTTTTGAGGGTCGGTCGTTCGGATTCGACGGCCTCGGCGGCGGCGAAGCGGTGTTCAACACCGCCATGAGCGGGTACCAGGAAATTCTCACCGACCCCTCGTACGAAGGCCAGATCGTGACGATGACCTATCCGTTGATCGGGAATACCGGTGTGAATCCCGAAGACGTCGAATCAAGAAAAGTATTCGCCGCCGGATTTGTCGTGCGCCAATACATCGCCCGACACAGCAACTGGCGCGCGACCCAGAGTCTGGAAAATTACTTCAAGGAACGGAAAGTCGTCGCGGTGGAAGGGATCGACACGCGGGCACTGACACGAAAACTTCGCTCCAAGGGGGCCTTGCGCGCGGTGGTCGGAACGGAGCGGTTTTCCAAGGAGGACCTGCAGCGGCGGCTGAAAGAGGTTCCACCGATGACCGGACTGGATCTGGCCACCAAAGTGGCCGAACCGAGAAAATATGTCTGGGAAACCGATTCGAAGAACCGGATGGTGATCGAAGGAGACGTACGCGTCGGCGTGATCGACTGCGGCGTCAAATGGAATATTTTACGGCGCCTAAAAGACGAAGGGGCCGCGGTCACGGTGTTCCCGCCGTCGGCCACGGCGGATGAAATCCAATCGATGAAACTCGACGGCGTGGTGATTTCCAACGGCCCCGGCGATCCTGACGCCGTGCGCGGCCTGCCGGAGACGATTCGAAAACTGGTCGGAAAGCTTCCGATGTTCGGCATCTGTCTCGGTCATCAGCTCCTCGCGCTCGCCGTGGGAGCCAAGACCTACAAACTGAAATTCGGGCATCACGGCGCCAATCATCCGGTCCGGAACGAAAAAAACGGCCGGATCGAAATCACCTCGCAGAACCACGGTTTCGCCGTGGATGGGGAGAGCCTGACCCGCGTGAGCGGAAAGACATTCGGACCGGTTCGCGTGACCCATGTTCATCTTTCGGACGGAACGATCGAAGGATTCGAGCTGCCGGACGTGAAAATCCAGGCGATCCAGTACCATCCGGAAGCGAATCCGGGGCCTCATGACGCGTCTTATCTTTTCGGAGCGTTCATTCAATGTACGAGAAAGTCCTAG